A region from the Onychostoma macrolepis isolate SWU-2019 chromosome 18, ASM1243209v1, whole genome shotgun sequence genome encodes:
- the LOC131524421 gene encoding extracellular calcium-sensing receptor-like gives MWVILYVFLSCNYIYVALMATSGTCKLKGHFTLNGMYQDGDLLIGGLFEIQRYLKVFPELSFRTEPKLPRCELFYMTSFQQALTMVFAINEINNNPNLLPNITLGYQIYDNCLRLGVAFRGATALVSGTEETVSDLNCKGAPPVIGIIGDPGSTHSIAISSVLGLFRLPMISYYATCSCLSDRKKYPSFFRTIPSDAFQVRAMVQILKHFGWTWVGLIYSDNDYGIYAAQSFHQEMELFGYCVAFSEILPNDNNPIDIQHITRVIQSSTARVVVVFSASSLLIPLMNEVVLQNITGRQWIASEAWATSPVFRTPRFQPFLGGTMGIAIRRGDIQGLHDFLLCIRPNNDQRNDIVRIFWENIFGCSFETEGKGTDGEQVKKVCTGQEDLSTTNTPFTDVSGLRASYNVYKAIYALAHALHDLMQCEEGRGPFSGNRCADLTNLKPWQLVHYLQKVNFTTGFGDHVSFDKNGDALAIYDVLNWQPSADGSIKLHNVGVVNEGAATGMVLTLDEDAFYWNFETTKPPQSVCSESCPPGTRRATRKGLPVCCFDCLPCGDGEISNTTDAIECTTCPDEFWSNPDKDQCVPKEIEFLSYEDPLGISLTTASLLGTFICALVMIVFALHRNTPIVRANNSELSFLLLLSLKLCFLCVLLFIGQPQLWTCQLRHAVFGISFVLCISSILVKTMVVIAVFKSSRPEGKGAMKWFGAAQQRCTVLVLTALQVVICAVWLSTASPTPHKNNQYTRSKIVYECAVGSVAGFSMLLGYIGLLAAVSFLLAFLSRNLPDNFNEAKFITFSMLIFCAVWIAFVPAYVSSPGKYAVAVEIFAILASSFGLLVAIFVPKCYIILLHPEKNTKKAIMRREAQNK, from the exons ATGTGGGTAATTCTGTATGTGTTCCTGTCTTGTAACTATATATATGTAGCTTTAATGGCCACTTCAGGTACTTGTAAGCTAAAGGGACACTTCACATTGAATGGGATGTACCAGGATGGAGACCTTCTAATTGGTGGTCTGTTTGAGATTCAGAGGTACCTCAAAGTATTCCCTGAGCTGAGCTTCAGAACGGAGCCAAAACTACCACGCTGTGAGCT CTTCTATATGACAAGCTTCCAGCAGGCACTAACAATGGTTTTTGCTATCAATGAGATTAATAACAATCCCAACCTGCTGCCTAACATCACGCTTGGTTACCAAATCTATGATAACTGTTTAAGGCTTGGAGTGGCATTCCGTGGTGCTACAGCTCTAGTTAGTGGGACAGAGGAGACCGTCTCTGACCTCAACTGCAAAGGCGCACCACCAGTGATTGGAATCATAGGTGATCCAGGTTCTACCCATTCTATTGCAATTTCCAGTGTCCTGGGGCTCTTTCGACTGCCTATG ATTAGCTACTACGCCACCTGCTCCTGTTTGAGTGACAGGAAAAAGTACCCTTCTTTTTTCAGAACAATCCCCAGTGATGCCTTCCAAGTTCGGGCTATGGTTCAGATCTTGAAGCATTTTGGATGGACCTGGGTTGGTCTCATCTACAGTGATAATGACTACGGCATATATGCTGCTCAGTCATTCCATCAGGAAATGGAGCTATTTGGATATTGTGTTGCTTTTTCTGAAATCCTGCCCAATGATAACAACCCCATAGATATTCAGCACATAACGCGAGTGATTCAGTCCTCTACAGCTAGAGTGGTAGTTGTTTTTTCTGCTTCATCCTTACTGATACCTTTGATGAATGAGGTGGTGTTGCAGAACATAACAGGCAGGCAGTGGATTGCAAGTGAAGCTTGGGCCACTTCACCTGTATTTCGTACACCACGTTTCCAGCCATTCCTGGGGGGCACAATGGGCATTGCTATCAGGCGTGGAGATATCCAGGGGCTTCATGACTTTCTGTTATGTATTCGTCCCAACAATGATCAAAGAAATGATATAGTGAGGATATTCTGGGAGAACATCTTTGGGTGCAGTTTTGAAACTGAGGGTAAAGGAACTGATGGAGAGCAAGTCAAAAAGGTGTGTACAGGACAAGAGGATCTGAGCACAACAAACACACCATTCACTGATGTTTCAGGATTGAGGGCATCGTATAATGTGTATAAGGCAATTTATGCCCTGGCACATGCACTTCATGACCTAATGCAGTGTGAGGAGGGGAGAGGACCATTCAGTGGGAACAGATGTGCCGATTTAACCAACCTGAAACCCTGGCAG CTGGTTCACTACCTACAGAAAGTGAACTTCACCACAGGCTTTGGGGATCATGTGTCATTTGACAAGAATGGAGATGCTCTGGCCATCTATGATGTGTTGAACTGGCAGCCGAGCGCTGATGGATCGATTAAACTCCACAATGTCGGTGTAGTAAATGAAGGAGCAGCAACAGGGATGGTTCTCACACTCGACGAGGATGCATTTTACTGGAATTTTGAAACAACAAAA CCCCCACAGTCAGTATGCAGTGAGAGTTGTCCCCCAGGAACCAGACGAGCCACAAGAAAGGGCCTTCCTGTCTGCTGTTTTGACTGCTTGCCATGTGGAGATGGAGAGATTTCTAATACAACAG ATGCTATTGAGTGCACAACATGTCCAGATGAATTCTGGTCCAATCCAGATAAGGATCAATGTGTCCCCAAAGAAATAGAGTTTCTATCCTATGAGGATCCTCTGGGCATCTCTCTCACCACTGCTTCCCTGCTTGGCACCTTCATCTGTGCTCTTGTGATGATCGTCTTCGCTCTTCACCGTAACACTCCCATAGTACGGGCCAACAATTCAGAGCTCAGCTTCCTGCTGCTGTTGTCACTCAAACTGTGTTTTCTGTGTGTACTGTTGTTCATTGGCCAGCCGCAGTTGTGGACATGTCAGTTAAGACATGCTGTGTTTGGTATAAGCTTTGTCCTGTGCATCTCCAGCATCCTGGTCAAGACTATGGTGGTAATAGCCGTATTCAAGTCATCTCGACCAGAGGGTAAAGGAGCAATGAAATGGTTTGGAGCAGCTCAACAAAGATGCACAGTTCTGGTCCTAACAGCCCTCCAGGTTGTGATATGTGCAGTTTGGCTATCAACTGCCTCTCCAACACCCCATAAAAACAACCAGTATACTCGCTCTAAAATAGTCTATGAATGTGCCGTTGGCTCAGTGGCTGGTTTTTCTATGCTGCTGGGATACATTGGACTGTTGGCAGCAGTAAGCTTCCTGTTAGCCTTCCTTTCGAGAAATCTTCCAGATAATTTTAATGAAGCCAAGTTCATCACTTTTAGCATGCTGATCTTCTGTGCTGTGTGGATTGCATTTGTTCCAGCATATGTGAGTTCACCAGGGAAATATGCAGTTGCTGTGGAGATATTTGCCATCCTGGCTTCAAGTTTTGGATTACTGGTGGCTATATTTGTCCCAAAGTGCTACATCATCCTTTTACATCCAgagaaaaacactaaaaaagcCATCATGAGAAGAGAAGcacaaaataaatag